In Planococcus shixiaomingii, the DNA window GGCTGCTTGCAGCATCCAAAACCCTTCGTTTTCAGAATGGCGGATTAATTCCTGAAGCAGTAAAGTTCCGATGCCTTTTCCTTTTTCGTTTAGATCGATATAGACGCTTGTTTCACCGACACCGGCATAAACTTCTCGGGTGGAAACCCGACTGATTTTGCACCAGCCGAGTATGTTTTGCTGCTCTTCTAAAACAAGGCGGCAGGCAGGAGTAGCTTGGCGAATCCACTGTTCATAAGTAGGGGCACTTTTTTCAAAGGTCGCGTTTTTTGTGGCTATGCCTTGTTCGTATATCCGTTTGACAGAAGGCCAATCCTGTTCAGTCATTGTTCTAATTGTATGAGCCATGCGGGCTTTCCTCCTTAATAGTAATCATAAAATAAGCTTAAATAAAATAGTTGCAATTTGCAAGTAAATATTTTACTCTAAGAGTGAGGTGAGAAATGTGGAAACAAAACGAGATACATTCCAAACTATGATGAAACGATTTGGCTTATTAAATAAAAACAGCTGCATGGTTGGCGGGCTGGAAATAACGCTCGTGCAAAGCCATATTTTATATGAAATAGATAAACGAGAAGAACCGTCGATGCAAGAAGTGGCTGAAACACTCGGTATTGATATTTCTACATTCAGCCGTCAGATCCAAACTCTGATTAAAATGAAACTTGTAAGGAAAACACCATCTTCTCAAGACAAAAGAATATATCTTCTTTCGTTAACTACGGAAGGGAAGTTTGTAGCAGCGACTGTCGAAGAAAGCATGGAGCAACACCTGGATGAAATTTTCTCGCATATGAGCGAGTTTGAACAAGAAACCGTCTTGCACTCCATGAAAGTGCTGAACGAAGCGATGGCGAAATCGACGGTTTGCTGTAAACCGATATATAAATAAAACTAATACTTGCAAAAATCAAGTATTAAAATATCAAAGGGGGAAATAATATGACAAACCAATCTTCATGTTGTTCAACAGGACCAGTACCTATTCATTTTGATCTGCCGAAAAAGCAGTCCACTTTACTTCCTGTTGCCATTATTGGAGGAGGGCCGATTGGGCTGGCAGCAGCGGCTCATTTAGCACGGGCCGGCAAAAGATTTATTGTGCTGGAAGCTGGAGAGAAAGTAGGGCACCATGTGCTGCAGTGGGGACATGTCCGGTTATTTTCTCCTTGGCAATACAATATTGATAAAGCGGCGAGAAGTTTGTTGGAACAAGTTGGCTGGTCTGCGCCAGATGCTGATAAACTGCCGACCGGCAAAGAACTGGTAGAAGAGTATTTAGTGAAATTAGCTGAACTTCCAGAAATCAAACCTTTTATTCGCATGAATACAAAGGTTGTGTCCATCAGCAAAAAAGGGCTCGATAAAATGAAGACGGCAAATCGTGAAGAAATGTCGTTTGTATTGTATGTGGAAAACGGAAAAGGCGAAACCGAACAAATTAAAGCGGAAGCAGTTATTGATGCAACAGGAACATGGGGACAGCCGAACCCGGCCCAAGCTGCTGGCGTCTGGACACAAGAAGAAAAAGCTCTCGCTGAACATATTCATTATGGCATCCCGGATATAGCCGACAAAGACCGAGACAAGTTTGCTGGAAAGCGGATAGCGGTCATTGGCGGCGGGCATTCAGCGATTAATACAATTTTGGATTTAGCACAGAAGGCCACCGAAATCATCTGGATTCTTCGAAAGAACAACGTGGAGGAAGTGTATGGAGGAGAAGAAATGGATGCTCTTGAAGCGAGAGGAGAACTTGGTTCTAGAATCCACGAACTAGTTGATAGTGGCGCTGTAACCGTAGTAACACCATATAACATTGAAAAAATAAAAAAACATGGCGACACGTTAACATTGCATGGCGAGTGGAACGGAGGCTCGCATGCCATTGAAGAACTGGACCAGCTGATAGTCAATGCCGGAAGCCGGCCGGACTTTACATTTTTATCGGAAATTCGGTTGACTATCGATCCAGCAACCGAAAGCGTCAAGGCGCTTGCGCCGCTTATCGACCCGAACCTTCATAGCTGCGGTACGGTCCGTCCGCATGGTGAAGCAGAATTGAGGCAGCCGGAAAAAGATTTTTATATCGTTGGCATGAAAAGTTATGGCCGTGCACCAACTTTTCTGATGGCGACGGGTTATGAGCAAGTCCGTTCAGTCGTGGCTTATTTGACGGGTGACGTCGAAGCGGCAAGGAAAGTGGAATTGGAACTGCCGGAAACGGGTGTTTGCAGCATAAATGTGAAAGCAAAGGTTGGAAGCTCGCCAACACTGTGCTGTTAGAAGGGAGCCATCACGATGACAGTCAATCACGGAGGAAATTTAAAGCCGCATTATTTTCGTTCTTATTTATCGCTGATTATGCTTTCAAGAAATTGCAATTTGGAACAAGCTGAAAACTATATGATGAAGTCGTTTTTTAAGGGTAATAGGACACATTTTGGTTCAACGACCTATGAGAATTTTGTAAAAGCCGTCGATAGTTTCATGGAAAACTAAAAGGTTGAAAGGCATTATGCCTTTCAACCTTTTAGTTTGTAGACAAAAGAATAATTAACTTTCTAACGGAATAAATAGACCTATTTTATCAGAACCGTACCGGCACCTCCGCTTCAGCCGGTCGCTTTCCGCGGGCTCGCGCCGAACTAACTCGGTCCTGGCGTCCCGAGTGGATTTCGGCACTTCGCTGTCCCGCTGGAGTCGCCGGCCTACGCTCCGGTGCCTGAAGCTAGAAGAGAATACTCGGTGTCTTGTACCATCTTTTACTCCATCCAAATACTTAGCAGTTGCCCTGATTTGAGAAAGACGCCCAACCGGGCGGGACACGCAGACTCCTGTGGGACAGCTCGAGCGGAAGACCCCGCAGGCAAGACATTGGCCGAAAGTCTTGAGGCCATGTCTTTGCGACGAAGCTAGCGCAGCGATGCAACGCTTTTTCATGTCTCGAAGCTAGCGAAGCGATGCAGAGACAGGAGCAACAGTCTTTTCAGTGACGAGGAGGCTGAAGCCGAGCCCACGGAAAGCGAAGTGGCCGGCCCGGTTGCTTTTATGCATCCTTCTTCAACTATCCTGCACTATGTCTACAGTATAAAAGGTTGAAAGGCAAAATTGCCTTTCAACCTTTTATACGCCGCGCTTATTTCCCCAAACCAATGTATGAAGCTGAGGCAGCACTTTAGCATCGTTCATAATCGATGAGTTGATCGATATGTCGATCAGCCATTCGTAGCGTTCCAACAAATCTTTCACCAGTCGGGCATCATCCGTTGTCACTGTGTCGCTGTTGCCGGTCTGTAAAAAGAACGGAACTGCCGGATAGCGCAAGTGAACATCTTCTGCGTATTTAAAATCTTCTTCATCAAAAATAACCACTTTCAAACTGGCATTGGCGCTGCTCAAGTTCTCCATGAAGAAATCCAATTTGCTGAAGTCGGTTATCATACCGGAACTTGGCGGCTTCGGGGAGATAGTAATGTCATCGATATTTCGAAGCCACTCCTGCCACATGGATCCTTGTGTTTCTACAGCGACTTTCCAGCCGTTTTCGTGGCATAAATCAACCAGTTCGCCGATTCCTTTGTGAAGAGCCGGGTTACCGCCGGAAATGGTCACGTGAGAGAAGGATTCCCCACCTATTTGCCGAAGTTCTTCTATAATATCTTGAGGCTGTTTCGAGACACTTTTACCCGTGCCATCCCATGTAAAGCTGGAATCGCACCAGGCACATGAGTAATCACAGCCGGCCGTGCGGACAAACATCGTTTTTTGTCCCATAACCATGCCTTCGCCTTGGATCGTCGGACCGAACACTTCCATTACGGGTATCTTCATGAAAAGTCCTCCTGTCTCGGACGGTAGACAACGTAGCTTGTCGGTGTTTCCCGGACAATCACTTGCAGGCATTTCGGTTCGTTGCTGCGCGTGTTGAGCACTTCTTGGATCGTCTTCCATATTTGTTCTGCCAACAATTCAGTCGTCGGAAACTTGTTTTGGAATTCAGGATGGTCATTTAATACGGAATGATCGTATTTCTTATGGACAATATCTTTTAAAATTTTAAAATCAATCAAAAAACCGATCGAATCAAGTTCATTGCCGCCAATGGTAACATTGACATGATACGTATGCCCATGCACCGCTTGGCATTTTCCTGCTTCTTCACTTGGAATAAAATGAGCAGCGGAAAAGTTCATGTCTTTGTTGAGTTCAAATCGGTAAGAGTGGGTAACAGAAGGATAGAATTGCTGCATCACTTTCCAACACCTGCCGATTTTTGATCCAGATAAGTTTTTAAGCCATCGTTTCGAAGCTTGCATGAAGGGCATTCTCCGCAGCCGGTGCTCGGGATTCCCTCATAGCAAGTCAACGTTTTTTCCTGGACAAAATCCAACGCGCCAAGATCATCGGACAATTCCCAGACACCTGCTTTGTCGAGCCACATGAGCGGGGTATGGATGATGAACTGCTTATCCATTGCCAAGTTCAAAGAGACGTTTAATGACCGGATAAAGGTGTCCCGGCAATCCGGATAGCCGCTGAAATCGGTCTCACTGACACCCGTAATCAAATGGCGTGAACCAATAGCATCGGCGTAGACCGCTGCAAAAGACAGGAATAATAAGTTTCTTCCTGGAACAAAGGTAGAAGGCAATTCGCCTTCTTTTGTTGTTATGTCAATATCATCGCGAGTTAGCGCATTAGCAGACAACTGATTAATTAATGTCATATCCAATACTTTGAAAGACACGCCGAGTTCGTCGGCAATTTTCCGTGCCACTTCGATTTCGGCTGAATGGCGCTGCCCATAATCGAACGTTACCGTTGCTACTTCGTTAAAATTTTGCAATGCCCAAAAAAGGCAAGTCGTGCTGTCCTGGCCGCCGCTGAAGACGACCACCGCTTTTTCATTTTTCATTTCCATTAGCTCCTTAGTTTTTTTGAGAGGGAGTTTGCGAACCTCTTTTTTTGACCACAGTCAATAATACCATAGCTATAAGCGCAACGTTAAACAGAACTTCAAGTTTCAAAATGAAAACAGGAAATAAGCATTGCTAATAGAATGGGCTGCAGTTAATATTTGGATATAAGAAAGCGGTTCAAAGGTGCATCTGAATGATTTCGAGTGATGGGGGATATAAATGCCGAAAAAGAAAAAGTGGTTAGTGGTTCTTGTTAGTGTTTTTATTATTTTGCTCTTTTTATTGCCATTATTAAGCAGTTCAGAAGAAGGCGAATTAGATCCGGAATCGAGTGCGTCCTATGACTTGCAGGTAGTACTGGATGATAGCGGCCAATTTCGCATCAGCGCTGAAATTGACGTATTGAATGAGTCTGAAGATACTTGGGAAACACTGGGTTTTTATTTCATTCCGAATGCACTTAATGTAGAAGAAACCCCGACATTGATGCAAGATTCGGCCGCCGCTGCCATTTCGTCGGTAACCGATTCTGGACAATCATTGCCCTATGACCTGGAAAACAACCGTTTGTTAATTGAACTGGAAGAAAAGCTGCTCCCGGGAGAACGACAGCGTGTGAAAATCGACTACACGCTTCGGCTTCCTAAAGACGGACTTCGGTTGTCCCAAGACGGCGGCAGCTATTTTTTGGCGCAATGGTATCCGATGCTCAGTTTTTACCAAGATGGATGGAGCATTGAGGATTATGAAACGAAAGGCGAATCTTACCATACCAGTTACGGTAGCTATAGAGTAACTTATGATTTGCCAAAAGAATTTTTTGTTGCAAGTTCAGCGGATGATGGAGAAATACAGACAGCTTCTTCTGGGAAAATTGAAGGTGAAAACATCAAAGACTTTTATCTGGCGTTCATGGACCCTGAAGAATGGACCACTGAAACAACAGCAGCGAACGATACCACACTGCGGATGTTCTTTCCTGCAGGATCAGACATTATAGAAGAAACAGCAGAAATGGCGGTTGAGGCGTATAACTTTTTTGAAGAGAATATAGGAGACAATCCATCTCAGGAACTGGATATTATCGCTAATGACGGCTATATGGAATACCCGAATGCCATCGAAGTTGCATCCGATCAGGAAAATTTGGAAGATGTACTGGTACATGAAATAGGCCATCAATGGTTTTATTATCTTGTGGCGAACGATCCTTTTGAGCATGCCTGGCTTGACGAAAGCATCACGGAATATGTGACGTCCCTGTTTTTATCCCATTACTATGATAATGAGGATTATGGTTTCGAATCCGAAGCCGCCATGGCAGAATATCCTGGCACCAATAGATACAGCAACCTTCCCTTGGATGATTACGAAGAAACGGAATATGTAGCAACCATTTACGGCAAAACTCCGGTCATCCTTCGCGATTTCTTTAACGAACGGGGAGGTTCCGAAGAGGCATTTGACTTTTTGGCTGCGTATTACAAAGAATACCAATTCAAGAATGTGGACACCGAAACTTTCAAGGAGTTCTTCAATGAATATTACGGCGAAGATTATAGTGGATTTTTTGATGAATGGTTAAAATAAATTGAAAAACCGCTGTAATTATTGGGACGCTGCTTCGTCAAATTGAAAAAGTAGGTGTCGGATATGAAAAGGGCTGTAATGCTAGCACTCCTGGCATTTTTAATAATTCTTGCCGGGTGCAGAGAAGAGGAAATCGCGGCAAACGAGAAAGGCGATGTTCAGATCGGCAGCTCCACTGTAGCAGATGATACGGTAGTGGACCGTCATGGCAAATTGAGAAATGAAGAGCGGTTTTCGGAATTTTTATTGAATGTGGAAGATGAGAAGAGTGATCAAATTCAAATTATTGTTTTTACCACGGAAGGAGATCCGATTTATCGTGAACTTTCATTTGATGGAGTTGCTGTAAAGTCGGTCATGGATTCCACTAAAGACCAATATGGTTCTGGAGAAATCGCTGAAATGACGTGTAAAACAATCAAAGAAGAAGAGTCGCCAGATCGAATTGAATATAGTCTTGAAGACTGTGATGCAACAGATGGAGATCCTATTGTTTTAGTGAAGTGGAAATAACATGAAATTATGAAAAAGACGGACCTACAATAGTAGATCCGTCTTTTTTTGTGGCCATTGGTAAGTAGTATTCAAGGATTTCAACGCAAGCCAACTTGGACGCGAATACTACTATTAACCTGTTAAAAAATACAGATAATAGTACAAATGGTTTAAAAAAATGATGTATTTAGATAATAGAGCTGTTAAAATATAGAAAAAGAGGTGGGAGCATGGAAATTAGGAAAGCGGAAAGTTCGGATGCTAAAGGAATTGCCAAAGTTCACGTAGACAGTTGGAAAACTACATATGCTCATATATTGCCCAGTGAGTATTTGCAGAATCTCTCTTATGAGCAGCGTGAAATAATTTGGCTGCAGAATATAAAAGAAAGCATCGTTTATGTAATAAAAAACCAGCAACAGGAGATTGTCGGTTTTTCCACTGGAGGATTAGAGAGAAGTGGAAACTACCCGAACCATACCGGTGAATTGTACGCAATTTACATAGTAAAAGAATACCAAAAGCAAGGCTTAGGGAGAAAATTGATCCAGCCGGTCCTGGAGCAGCTCAAAAAAGAGAACATTACCGGCATTGTCGTGTTAGTGCTGGAAGACAATAGCTCTTGCCGTTTTTATGAAGCTCTTGGAGCGAAGATGATTGACCGCATACAGGTTAAAATCGCTGGAAAACAACTGCCCGAGCTGGTTTATGCCTGGGATGACATTGGAGCGGTTTTTGATCAGTAGGGGTTATTTGAAATAGCTATATAGGAGGTGGCAAAGTGATTCTACATACTGAAGTTTTTGGAGAAGGTGACCCGATTGTTTTTCTTCATACAGGACTGCAAACCAGCTTAACTGATTTTGAATATCAGAAAGACTATTTTGCTGATGCATTCAAAGTGGTACTTCCCGATTTGAGAGGGCACGGGAAGTCGATTACTGACAACTTCTCAAACTATTTTGTGGGTGCCACAACAGACTTAGATGAAACATTGGATCATTTGGGAATCCTATCAGCGCATATCGTAGGTTGTTCGCTAGGAGCGTTAGTGGGACTGTTTTTTGCTAAAACTTATACAAAGAAAGTAAAAAGTCTAACCCTTTCAGGGGTATTAGCTGAAAAACCTGCAAATTGGGAAGAAATGAACCAAGCAGAAGCTGATCAACAAAAACACTTATTGCAAAATGAACAGGCCACTGGCTATTTTGATCAATTGCATCAAAGTGACTGGCGAAAATTTATCGCCATGGGAAAAGATCCAAACTGGTATCCATTTCATGAAACCACCAGCTTAATTGGAATAAAGGCACCTGTTCTTTATCTCGTAGGAGAAGAAAACAGCACTGAAACAAAAGGATCTTTGCTATACCCGGCCATTGGAGAAAATGTCCATGTGGGAATTATTCCGTTTGCTGGGCATTTAGTCCATGATGAACAGCCGGAAATTTACTCGAAAATAGTAGAATGCTTTCCCGGTAAAATCGGCTAACTTTCGGCATAGAGTAGAAATTAAAAATATAAAGGGAGAACGCCAATGCCATTACATTTCCGATCCATGGATGAACTAAAATATAACGATTTTATTGAAAAGTTAGTAGCAGAATATGCAGGAGAGCACATTAAGGCAGGAACTTGGGATCCGGAAGAAGCCCATGGACTTGCGCAATCGCAAATTCAACAATTGGTGCCTGAAGGTCTTGGTACATCGGGACATAGATTTTTTATTGCATTGGATAAGAGTGAACCGGTTGGAAGTGTGTGGTTAAACATTCAACCGCGTGAAAAAAAGAAGCAGGCGTTTATTTTTGATTTGAAAATTGAAGAACAGCAGCAGGGCAAGGGATACGGCAAAGCCATCATGGCGGCGCTTGATGAATATGCGAAAGCTGAAAACTTTGAGAAAATCGCCTTGCATGTGTTCGCGCACAACGAACGCGCATTAAAGCTGTATCAAACAATGGGATATGAAATCAAAAGCTACAATATGGAGAAACGTTTTTAAAATCAATGGAAATAAAAAAATTAGGGAGTATCCTATGAAAAACATATTTAAATATTCGTTGTATGTCACGCTGTTTATAATTTCAGCTTTTTTAAGTGTCTTTCTGATTTTTAG includes these proteins:
- a CDS encoding GNAT family N-acetyltransferase: MAHTIRTMTEQDWPSVKRIYEQGIATKNATFEKSAPTYEQWIRQATPACRLVLEEQQNILGWCKISRVSTREVYAGVGETSVYIDLNEKGKGIGTLLLQELIRHSENEGFWMLQAAIFPENEASIKLHLNNGFRIVGVRERIGKRDGVWRDNVFLERRSNVVGVD
- the queC gene encoding 7-cyano-7-deazaguanine synthase QueC encodes the protein MEMKNEKAVVVFSGGQDSTTCLFWALQNFNEVATVTFDYGQRHSAEIEVARKIADELGVSFKVLDMTLINQLSANALTRDDIDITTKEGELPSTFVPGRNLLFLSFAAVYADAIGSRHLITGVSETDFSGYPDCRDTFIRSLNVSLNLAMDKQFIIHTPLMWLDKAGVWELSDDLGALDFVQEKTLTCYEGIPSTGCGECPSCKLRNDGLKTYLDQKSAGVGK
- a CDS encoding DUF4362 domain-containing protein; its protein translation is MKRAVMLALLAFLIILAGCREEEIAANEKGDVQIGSSTVADDTVVDRHGKLRNEERFSEFLLNVEDEKSDQIQIIVFTTEGDPIYRELSFDGVAVKSVMDSTKDQYGSGEIAEMTCKTIKEEESPDRIEYSLEDCDATDGDPIVLVKWK
- the queE gene encoding 7-carboxy-7-deazaguanine synthase QueE, giving the protein MKIPVMEVFGPTIQGEGMVMGQKTMFVRTAGCDYSCAWCDSSFTWDGTGKSVSKQPQDIIEELRQIGGESFSHVTISGGNPALHKGIGELVDLCHENGWKVAVETQGSMWQEWLRNIDDITISPKPPSSGMITDFSKLDFFMENLSSANASLKVVIFDEEDFKYAEDVHLRYPAVPFFLQTGNSDTVTTDDARLVKDLLERYEWLIDISINSSIMNDAKVLPQLHTLVWGNKRGV
- a CDS encoding M1 family metallopeptidase; the protein is MPKKKKWLVVLVSVFIILLFLLPLLSSSEEGELDPESSASYDLQVVLDDSGQFRISAEIDVLNESEDTWETLGFYFIPNALNVEETPTLMQDSAAAAISSVTDSGQSLPYDLENNRLLIELEEKLLPGERQRVKIDYTLRLPKDGLRLSQDGGSYFLAQWYPMLSFYQDGWSIEDYETKGESYHTSYGSYRVTYDLPKEFFVASSADDGEIQTASSGKIEGENIKDFYLAFMDPEEWTTETTAANDTTLRMFFPAGSDIIEETAEMAVEAYNFFEENIGDNPSQELDIIANDGYMEYPNAIEVASDQENLEDVLVHEIGHQWFYYLVANDPFEHAWLDESITEYVTSLFLSHYYDNEDYGFESEAAMAEYPGTNRYSNLPLDDYEETEYVATIYGKTPVILRDFFNERGGSEEAFDFLAAYYKEYQFKNVDTETFKEFFNEYYGEDYSGFFDEWLK
- the queD gene encoding 6-carboxytetrahydropterin synthase QueD, translating into MMQQFYPSVTHSYRFELNKDMNFSAAHFIPSEEAGKCQAVHGHTYHVNVTIGGNELDSIGFLIDFKILKDIVHKKYDHSVLNDHPEFQNKFPTTELLAEQIWKTIQEVLNTRSNEPKCLQVIVRETPTSYVVYRPRQEDFS
- a CDS encoding GNAT family N-acetyltransferase, whose translation is MEIRKAESSDAKGIAKVHVDSWKTTYAHILPSEYLQNLSYEQREIIWLQNIKESIVYVIKNQQQEIVGFSTGGLERSGNYPNHTGELYAIYIVKEYQKQGLGRKLIQPVLEQLKKENITGIVVLVLEDNSSCRFYEALGAKMIDRIQVKIAGKQLPELVYAWDDIGAVFDQ
- a CDS encoding MarR family winged helix-turn-helix transcriptional regulator, with the translated sequence METKRDTFQTMMKRFGLLNKNSCMVGGLEITLVQSHILYEIDKREEPSMQEVAETLGIDISTFSRQIQTLIKMKLVRKTPSSQDKRIYLLSLTTEGKFVAATVEESMEQHLDEIFSHMSEFEQETVLHSMKVLNEAMAKSTVCCKPIYK
- a CDS encoding GNAT family N-acetyltransferase: MPLHFRSMDELKYNDFIEKLVAEYAGEHIKAGTWDPEEAHGLAQSQIQQLVPEGLGTSGHRFFIALDKSEPVGSVWLNIQPREKKKQAFIFDLKIEEQQQGKGYGKAIMAALDEYAKAENFEKIALHVFAHNERALKLYQTMGYEIKSYNMEKRF
- a CDS encoding FAD-dependent oxidoreductase encodes the protein MTNQSSCCSTGPVPIHFDLPKKQSTLLPVAIIGGGPIGLAAAAHLARAGKRFIVLEAGEKVGHHVLQWGHVRLFSPWQYNIDKAARSLLEQVGWSAPDADKLPTGKELVEEYLVKLAELPEIKPFIRMNTKVVSISKKGLDKMKTANREEMSFVLYVENGKGETEQIKAEAVIDATGTWGQPNPAQAAGVWTQEEKALAEHIHYGIPDIADKDRDKFAGKRIAVIGGGHSAINTILDLAQKATEIIWILRKNNVEEVYGGEEMDALEARGELGSRIHELVDSGAVTVVTPYNIEKIKKHGDTLTLHGEWNGGSHAIEELDQLIVNAGSRPDFTFLSEIRLTIDPATESVKALAPLIDPNLHSCGTVRPHGEAELRQPEKDFYIVGMKSYGRAPTFLMATGYEQVRSVVAYLTGDVEAARKVELELPETGVCSINVKAKVGSSPTLCC
- a CDS encoding alpha/beta fold hydrolase, which translates into the protein MILHTEVFGEGDPIVFLHTGLQTSLTDFEYQKDYFADAFKVVLPDLRGHGKSITDNFSNYFVGATTDLDETLDHLGILSAHIVGCSLGALVGLFFAKTYTKKVKSLTLSGVLAEKPANWEEMNQAEADQQKHLLQNEQATGYFDQLHQSDWRKFIAMGKDPNWYPFHETTSLIGIKAPVLYLVGEENSTETKGSLLYPAIGENVHVGIIPFAGHLVHDEQPEIYSKIVECFPGKIG